The Salvia miltiorrhiza cultivar Shanhuang (shh) chromosome 2, IMPLAD_Smil_shh, whole genome shotgun sequence DNA window GCGCTTCGTTTGTTTTTGCTTAATTTAAGTATTTCCTAGTGTTTTTTTCTCGTATTCGTCGAAATTACGTGATTTAGTATCACACTATATACTCATGGAACATCATTTTATTAGGATTTTATATACAAGCGTTTACATATTAATGGTATTGAAATACGAGATATAAGGCTGATTTTATCGTATGTATATAGTCAAGCTTCTCATTAAATGCTTGACTAGTTTTTGATAGTGATTTTCGTGTCTGTTGGCTAAAAACAAGCATATTTGCTGTCTTTAATTAGACATAGACCATTATTGCACTAGTGTTTATGAAACCGTATTTCCCACTTGCTTATTTTCAATCATAATCTTAAATTTCACTAAGTTAATGCTGTCACATTTGGGATTAAAAAGAATAACTCATGATGcttaattttcataattattGAGTATATGAAGTTAATTTTAACTTTTGGGGAAGTATTGGTGCATATTCAATGTGCCCATATAAACATAGCTTGTCCTTTTTTGTTGGATAAGGGATAAGGGGctgtttggaaaaaaaaaaattatcttacaGAAATTATTCATCCTACAAAACATACAAGAAcatatgaaaaaattgatgaaaatatatattttacatCATTTTCAACTAAAGCGAGATATTTGTTGTTCTTTGTAGTGTAACTTATAGTAGCAAAACCAAATATGGTCCAACAATAAGAGTGGTCACAcctgaaaatttaatttaaggCATTTAATTCTTAAAAACTAATACTTCATCCacatctatatttttttttatccaatttgTACTATAATAAACTGGACTATATACAGTGTCGTTTCCGCCATTAAAGCTGGGCCATCTTCATAATTCACAACTTTTCTTCAAAAATTGACACTCTAGTGAGTATTAATTGAGTCTACCGGGAAAAAGACATGGATTGGATGACTTTTGAGGTTAAGTTCAAATCTGTCTGGATTGGATGAGTTTAATTTTGAGGTTAAGTTCAAATCTGTCTGCACAAGTTGCGCATTGAGAGGTGGCTGCGACAACGATATTATACACGAAATTAAGTTTAAGTTGGAGTCGAACTAGTCAGTAGTAGCAAGACTTAATCCATAATATAGTAGAAATACTCTATGATATGCCTTTGCACGCACTTAGCTTTGAAACTTTTGATGAGATGTAATGGTGGTGGGAGAATTGTTTTAGGAGCATAATGAGTAATATGAATTCTTGAACACACACAGTGAAAGGgcaaatttttatgaatttctaGCTTCATACCACGTGTCTCCTATCTTTTGAGCTTTTGCctttacactttttttttcttagcCATTTTCTCATGATGCCCACTTTCTTTTagtgattttgatgtagtgttTCCATaaccttttttttgttttgggaAAAGTAATGATGTCTCATGTCTATCATAATTTCTATAGTTGAACGGAATTTTTTAGTTacatttattcaaattttaaattatctcTTTACATTAATCAAGACTATACTATCATAGCTAAGaatattcattttaattatagtCGAATAAGATCACATTCTaaacttttttcttttcacgGAAAAGTTGGAATTACATCTTATTTTAATTCGTTGAGGTGGGAGTTGGTGTCGTCGTCAGATTCGCTCCCATTTTTTAAAGACAAAAACTCCAAAACTaaccaaaaaaattaataggaTCTTAAAACATTATACAGAAGATGGAAtcgatttttctttttaaatcgGCAATGTGTCATTTGATGCTAACAAGGATCCCTTATTGGGAATGTGGGCCCGGCCTCTGTATCTTCTCATTTTGTTTTGGCTTCTTTAAGGCTAAAAAAATTCTCTATCATCAGAAATATATAGTATGATATTTTGTACCCTTTATATGCTCCTTTTCTTTTACCATAATGTGTGAGATAAAAGTCACcatttcattttcttgagaAATTAGGATTTATGCGTTTCGAAAAAGTAGCTGTGCATTATTGAAAATGGTATGATAATTATGCATTATTTGATTAGATGATCCTCGGTGACataaagttgaaaaaaaaaatacatagcTAGATTGTTTTGACCGATCATTatagagaaagagaaagcaTTGAGAAAACGACATGTTATGGTAGGCTCTTGATTTGAGCTTCTTAGAATTCGTGTTGTGTATATAATATATCTCTCCATACATATGTGTGTATGATTAgtgtgttttcttgtagtgaagtGGTAGCTGCACTAGGGTAGGGTATGgctaccccccccccccccccacccccacaccaaaatctttaaatttttgGATTGACACACGCACAGAATCACTTTGAAATGGATGGAAGATGGAGCTAGCTACTGACTTTTCAACAAAACCCCATGTCCCATTATTTAGATGACATAAGATATTCTGTAAAAAAACTATCGATTTTGATGAACTATGGTAGGATCCCAAAACAGATACGCTACACTAAGGCAAGTAATAATTCCTTTCAAGAATATATGGGTAGTGTTTATGCATAATAGTGAAGTACCTTTGTAGCCACTTTTAATAATGAAATATGCCTGTTTAGGATCCCAAAAGATAACATGTTACAGTAAGGTAATAATTCCTTCAAGAATAGCTAGTTCTGTGCATATAAGTGCTAAGGTCAATTGTCAAGCACCTGAAAATGTTTGCCAACTATTGCTAGTGATAGTCTAGGTCACAATATTGATATTGAGGCCGTGACATAACAAGTTTTGTTTTAATTTGTCGATTTTCCTAATTCGTTGACTCTTTTTTGCCCTAATTTGGCTGTCGAAAATAGATTGGTGGGACATTGACACTAACACAAGTTTATATTTGTGGAAAGGGTATAAATTAAAGCATCTCCCACTTGCTAGATATTCTTTTAATTAGTTGTTTAAGGTTGTTTCGAGCATTCAACAAGATTAAaaaaagattaagaaatggaTTAGCTCTGTTAATCTCTCGTTGGAGACACAATTATGATAATGTGGATTGTGATAAACGTGACAACATTGCTTGCGTCGGATAGCATCCAACTAAAGAGTTGGCAATTTTGAATACTTTCTTTTACTAAGAATATTTGAATGCATTTAGTCCATCATCACACACACTGCACACACTAGGCATATGGAATGTTTCATTCAACAAGGTGAGTATAGTATTTCTTTTTTGTGATAGATCAACATAGTTAAAAAGAatacaaatgtatatatatatgtcgttTAGTATCATTTCTAGCACGAGTTTCTTGAATAAAACCTAGCAAAAAAGACAATAGTTTGCAGATGCGTCATGGCACATCTGTGATCTGGAAAAGTGTTGTTGCCTTTTCTTTGCCTATGTACcttaattaaaacaaaaaaattggtAGTAACAAGTCCACGTGGATGGAGGTGGTGAGAAGATGAAAGTGTCCCTCCACCAAGAAGAATTATTTCTTTTATGGTGTGACATTAATAAATTAAGATTTGAATGAAGGTATAAGTGGTGGTGATGGTGGCCCAAATATCCATTAGCAGCCATTATAATGAGTGGACTCCCAACTCACCACCAACATTGGACAGCTCTAATTAGTTCATTTCTCTGTTTACTATAACATATATCTTAAATATCTTGCCAttttttactaattttaattTGCCGTCCCTTAGAGTAACGTAGTCTATTGGAACATCTTGATTATTAGGTCCAAACATCTTAATTTACCTTTACCTTTTGCATTTACCTCTATGATATGGATTAGTGGGTCATATGTTGAAATTTGGTagttttgttgttgatgtaaATCTTGTTTTATTGGATGTAGGGGTATGCCAAGTTGATGGGTTTAGTGAGAGGGAGAGGCCTAATGTGAGGCAAACTCTTGTATCCTCCTATAACAATGTGCTTGCTCCAAAGGTTAAAACGGCTTGCATGGAAGCTCCGGTGGTGGGGAATGGGAATGGGAATCCTCCGACTAAGGAGTACAGCTGCACGAGCCATTTAGCGACTTGGTTTAACCAGTTGAGCATTCTGCTGCAGCGGAACCTCAAAGAGCGGAAGCACGAGACCTTCAACTCTTTGAGGGTGTTCCAAGTGATCACGGCCTCGTTGCTAGGTGGTTTCATGTGGTGGCATTCCGACTACAGAGATGTCCAGGACCGCCTAGGTCTCCCCTTCTTCGTCTCCATCTTCTGGGGCGTCTTCCCCTCCTTCAATGCGGTCTTCGCCTTCCCCCAGGAGCGAGCCATCTTCATGAAGGAGAAGGCAGCCGGGATGTACACGTTATCATCCTACTTCATGGCCCGGATCACCGGGGACCTACCGATGGAGCTCATCCTCCCGACCCTCTTCCTGTCCATACTCTACTGGATGACGGGGCTCAAGCCCGAGCTCTCAGCTTTCGTCTTGACATTACTCGTCTTGTTAGCCTACGTGCTTGTGTCCATCGGCCTTGGCCTCGCGCTTGGTGCCTTCATCATGGATGCCAAGCAGGCCTCGACGATGGTCACGGTCACGATGCTCGCCTTTGTGCTGACCGGGGGTTACTACGTGCACAAAGTGCCCCCCTTTGTGGCGTGGATAAAGTACGCATCCACGACGTTCTACACCTACCGGCTGCTCATCAACGTCCAATACGGGGACGGGGAGAGCATCTCCTCATTGCTTGGTTGCTCCTCGACGGGAAGACACCACGACATAGCGACATGTAGGTTTGTGCACGAGGACATCAGCGGGCAGATCCACCCGGCGTTGAGCGTGGGGATTCTGGTGATCATGTTTGTAGGGTACAGAGTGTTGGCCTACCTTGCCCTAAGGCGAATCAAAGCTTGATGGAATAGGGGAATGGGATACACAAAGTGGTTTGTTGCTGAGATGTTTTGTGTTGGATTCGAGCAAACTCTAATGGTGGAAGTAGGAAAAGAATTAGTTTGAATCATGATCAAGTGTAATTAAAGTTGTAAGACAGTTGCTTTTTCAATGTCACGAGCTAGCAATTAACTAGCTAGCTGCCATTTTAATTCCAATCAAGATTACATATATTGGATGTTGGTACTTTTACCtcgccagagagagagagagagagagttattTTACTCAAATATCACCGAGTTGACAAATTGGTAGTGAGCTTACAATAGGTATAACAGCTTCTAAGTTATTGAAATTTAATTCTAATTTTGTAAAAAAGCGACCAAATAAAAGACGTTTGTAACGTCATCCGCATCTAAGCTCtgtttttgataaataaatcaCGACGAATTCCAACCTCGTTAAGCAAATTAAGATtgaattaaaagttcatatttttaGAATAGCAATTAAAATTTGATCAAAGTTCAATAATTACATGTTATTAACTTATTATCCCAATAGAATATGGTTTTATGTTAACTGCAAACTCAAAAAACGTAAATTGAAGcgagagagggggagagagagatgaaagaATTAATTTACTGAATTCCGTCCAAGCTGGAAAAATACTCTATATCAAAGTTAGAAGAGCTAGAACCTAGATTGATCTTCTGCAAACTCAAACAAGAAACGCAAAATTGAGGCTTTAAGATCTTTAACCTCAGACCTATCTTTTGTTTCAAAAACGCCCTTCATTATGCTCGTGTACAATCTCTCAAGCTGCGGGATGTTGTACTCTTTCGACCGATCCAGGAGCAGCTTCTTTATGGAATCCACCTGATCTGAAGTTTCTGCACACGACATGGTAACGTCTTGCGTCGTGCACTCGGCGGTGTCGCAATTGGAATTTCCCGGCTGCTCATCGCTGTCAGAAACCGGCGTCTCTACTGTTGGCTGCTCTGTACAATTTGCCTCAGCTTCTTCGGCTGCCTTTGGTGGGTCCAAATCAAGGTCAGATCCCTCTTCTGCCACCAACAGTGAGGTGAAAAACAAGTTCCAAAGCAATTAGTTTTCAAGAAACGCGATGTTCAGCTAGACGACGTACTTTGAAATGAAAAGAGCAGATGATACCTGCTTGAGAGGCATCGGTTTGTTTCTTGGGCTTTTTAGTTGGTTCACAGCTCTGATCGAGATTAACTTCGGGCTGCACATTACGAAGACGGGCGCTTGCCCTAGTCGTCAACATCATTTGGATGACGGGAGACTGAGGCAGAGTAGTCCCATCATCAACGGGCAAGGAGATTGGGCCGCCTTCCTCGGCAATCTTGTCACAAAATGTGACCAAGGAAGGGTCCATCTGGGATAGCATACCGTGGACCTGAAAAAAGTGGAACATTACTTGCATCAGATGGATTCAAGGCTTCAGCTAGAAAAGATAAACCATTTAACTGGTTTAGGGACATACAGAATCACGGAGTTCGTATGCTCTGCTCACGATCCTAGATCCATTGTAATCATCCCCATTGTATTTCTGTGGAACGGGAAACAGAAATGTCAAAAGAACAAGTCATATTATTTATAGACGAGCATCTACAACTGCTATAGCAGAAACTGTAAAGAACTTCTCGGAGAGGATGAACATGCAAAAGTAAAGATAAAGAAAGGTCAAGCCGCTTGAAGGGATACAATGAAATGACCAGCAGCATCCAATAATTCGAGGAAGATAACTAGTCTTGCCAATAAATGAATCCATATTTAATTATAACCATGTACAAATCATGAGTGGCATGTCTTACATGCTTCTTTAGTTACTTCTACTTCATCAATTGATATACAGCATTTTTGCATAAGATGAGCATATTTTATTCATTCAACATGCACAAGCATATTTGCAGCTATACTTAAACAGGTTTTACATGAGCACGAACCTTAGCATTAGCCAAAATGAGGTCAAAATCTTCCACGAATGATTTACATGTGATATATTTTCCACTGTCAACACGCTGCAGCAAAGTTGCGACGTCCATAGGATTCTGGATTATTGCATGGTAGTTTGGTGCATCTTCGTCCGAGACTGGATAATGGAAGGCACTGAACCGCTTATCGTAAAGAATCCTGTAAAGAAATGAAGGAGTAAAGAATCCAAAAATTTGTGAGACAATCATGAAATTATACCTGAAACAGAAAGATGTATTTCTCACCGATTGCAAACATCTCGAAGGCACATGCGTAGACGACGAAGAGCATGGCCCTGTGCTTCGGCTTTAGCCCTTAGCTCAGAGACCTTAGGTCCTGTAGCCACTTTTGGTGCTTTTGGAAGTTCAGGAAGGCCCTTAGATGTAGCTGATATCGTCAAATTCTCAGATTGAACTGACAATGCTGCTTCTATCAGACGATCAAAAAACAATGATCTGTCTTCTTTTAATGGTGAGCTTAAATGCAAACTGTCAATACACCCAAAAAGAAGAACAAAGAAAAGGAACAAATTTTAGCATAGTTTGAACAACAATGTACAATAGATCAAACAATAGAGGCAAAAGCAAAAATTGATAAAGGGAATCTAGCAATTATACAGCCAAGACCTCTTGCCGTTCCAATTATTTTAGAAACATCGACCTAACTTTCACTGAAAGAGAAAACCTTCAGTTAAGGTTTGAAATAGAGACAAGGAATGCAACTGACTTAAAAATACAGTACAAAGGACCAAGGCATAAAATAGATGAATGATTAAATATCACAAAGTTTGGGTTAGATCTGCATAAATTATTACAGAGAATTCGACAGTTATGCCACACGACTTCTTATTATTCCAGTTATGGAGAAAAAAGACAAATGGCAACAGCAATGGATGAGGAAACTCCAATCAAACATTGATCAATTTCCATCAAACCACAGTTTCTTTCTCGGCTTCATCAACCAAACTTTTTCTCAAGGATATTGATAATTGCTAAATACATGTCCTATGAGCAGTCAAACATATAAAGGAAGGTCATCAAACTCCTATGCGCTCCCAAATCTCTGAGTTGAGGTGAAGGACAGGTGAATCAAGTTCCCAACAAGACATGTTAGGTTTAGCAAGCATGTTACAGACAATAAAGGGATTTATTTTCCTTAGTTCCATAGAGGATATGCTATTAAGGTGAAACGGAAAAACTATATACACCTAGTAAAAGGTGAAGACTGGGAAGGGCGAGAAAATTGATCTAAGCTCAAAATTTGCCGTAAGCAAATAAACTTGAATCAATATCAGAAAGAAATATTGAAAGCTTCTGGATGAAATTGCAGGCTTctcaattatatatattcatCATATGAGGATCATGCATGATTGCCTTGAACTTTGAGCACTGGATGATGACAATAAAGAAAGCAAATAGAAGTTTTCTGGCATCctaaattgaaagaaaaatttCCTAGAAGAGTAACCAAAAAAAATGAACATTATACACTACTCATATTGAAAAGAACATAAATACCGATAAGATGTAGAAAATCAACAGATGCAGCTACAAGTTAAACTTAGACCGGAATCATGAAAGTAAATCCAGGTCATAATATATGAAGTATTGATAGACATACACATGGCGGTCGGAGAATATTGAGGGACTATCACATATCTCAGCAAGTGGGATAGAGGATGTTCCCAATAGTAATATGGGCAAACCAGAAGGTAATTCTTCCAACAGCGTCCGCAATACAGCCTTAAGTTGGTCATGAGCCTAAAAAGCAAAAATGTTTATCCAATTAATAGCAAAATATTGATGCTACAGTGACCTGGAATAAAAAGAGTAATAAATACACATAAATCAATCAACACCAGAAACCAGATCCAGATAATCGCCCAGAAACTAAGTGATAATGCACTCACACTCTCCCACCAAAGGTGGAACTGAGGCAAATATAGTATAGATGGCGTAGTTCTCCTGGCTTCACCAAAAACATGCACCAAAGCTTCCTCTGGTGTTTTAGCTCCAGGATCAGATAGTAAAGATGGTAGAGCAAGAGAGTGAACAGGAAACTTCTCTAGTTCATGCAAAACTGCAGGCCCAAGATGATCCtacaaaatcaaagaaatcagTACATTATGTCACATCTAACCTTTATAAAGATTGGTACAAAAAAGGATTAAAcaagagagaagaaaaaataagaCACTTACCAGCCCGACACCATCATCACCACACAATAGAAGCCTAGGCCTATAGACAAGAGAAATTGCCGATCCATAGGAAAGCATTGAAAGCTTTGATGTATCTGATGAAACAACAGGGAATATGTCACAAATGATACTCATAGCCTTTTTCAGAAGTCGTTGCAGACATGGAAAAACAACAGGTGATAACGGCCTCGAGTTCACAATGGAGCCTCTGTGTGCAGCAGGGGTGATTGTTGTCATGGCCTCTACAAAGTGATACTTTTCCACCTTCACAGAATCGACATCTATCAAAAATTTGTCATCACTTGTATAAACTTGTGGATATCTTTCCCGAAAAGCACGTATTGCAGCTTCAGTGCATAGAGCTTTTAAATCAGCACCACAGTATCCTACACAACTAGATGCAAGTTCCAGTTTTAGCTCCTTGGAAGGGGCCTCCTTCCACTTACGAGTATGTATATCTAGAATTTCAGCACGTGCTTCACAGCCAGGCAAAGGAAAGTTAAACTCACGATCAAATCTCCCAGGGCGCCTCAAGGCTCCATCAATAGCATCAACTCTGTTAGTTGCACCAATCAAAACTACTTGTCCGCGAGAATCAAGACCATCCATTAAAGCAAGCAAAGTCGACACAATTGAATTATGAATCTGCTCTTGTTTGCTAGACCTAACAGGTGCAAGCCCATCAATCTCATCGAAGAAGATTATTGAGGGCTGATTCTTTTGAGCTTCTTCAAATAACAATTTCAATTGTCTTTCAGCTTCCCCAACCCATTTGCTCAGGACATCAGCCCCCTTTCGCATATAAAAACTGACTTTCTGTCCAGCCTTTGACGCAGCACAAGCCAATGCTCTCGCAATCAATGTTTTCCCTGTGCCAGGAGGACCACATAATAAGACCCCCCTGGGTGGAGTGATGTTGTAGCTTGCAAAAAAGTCTGGATATAACAGTGGAAAGAACACCATTTCCTTCAAGGCATCAATATACTCAGACAAACCACCTATATCATCAAAACTTACAGTCTCATCAATTTGAACAGGCTGAATGTCAGCCCCTCCTTTGGAGCTTGGACCAGCAGTTTGAATACCAGAAGACAAATTAGAAAGTGTATCATTTTGATGACCCCAACCAGATGCAGCAACATTTAAACCCCATGATGTAGTCCCTTGGATGTCTAGCCCTCCAAGCAACCAAGGAGGAGCAGACCTGCTGCCACCTCTCCCCCATGGTATTGGAGGACCTTGATCAAGCTCATCTACTAGAAGAGAATCATCAGAGTCTTCAGCTCGTGTCATTCGATGACGTTTATGAACTCGTGAGCTGCCCCTCCTTGCATCCCTGCCT harbors:
- the LOC131010039 gene encoding ABC transporter G family member 25-like is translated as MLVSGEAAEAPPSKNGGANSTQNQNNLDRNLQCSFPIMLKFVDVSYRVKLHGGGGKSRTGGIMSMLGGGGGDVENPAPRHQERTILNGITGTAVPGRVLAIMGPSGSGKSTLLNALAGRFQGGQGLAGAILFNGRKFSKQIAKKTGFVAQDDVLYPHLTVRETLIFCSLLRLPGSVGRDEKIAAAEAAIAELGLGRCADTIIGNSFVRGVSGGERKRVSIAHEMLVDPSLLVLDEPTSGLDATAAYRLVAALGGLAARGKTVVMSVHQPSSRAYQMFDDLLVLSEGRCIYFGTRGQATPYFDSIGFSPLFPMNPADFMLDLANGVCQVDGFSERERPNVRQTLVSSYNNVLAPKVKTACMEAPVVGNGNGNPPTKEYSCTSHLATWFNQLSILLQRNLKERKHETFNSLRVFQVITASLLGGFMWWHSDYRDVQDRLGLPFFVSIFWGVFPSFNAVFAFPQERAIFMKEKAAGMYTLSSYFMARITGDLPMELILPTLFLSILYWMTGLKPELSAFVLTLLVLLAYVLVSIGLGLALGAFIMDAKQASTMVTVTMLAFVLTGGYYVHKVPPFVAWIKYASTTFYTYRLLINVQYGDGESISSLLGCSSTGRHHDIATCRFVHEDISGQIHPALSVGILVIMFVGYRVLAYLALRRIKA
- the LOC131010040 gene encoding ATPase family AAA domain-containing protein At1g05910-like isoform X1; translation: MFSKGSVVVDGPDSRPVRTSDRLKSRTRHHNRRMYYTPNIVMRSQKKKPKKRASSSHLAKIFQKERTSSKANSVDANLRRSTRKRRMPMNLEEYTDSSGTEGEDNDLMMPRYQRSRNRINNNIASQDELTPRREGLRPRREGLRPRRSRVGSRKALRIESEEEQSTSDEKGTNVEPENAKDMEDNDADDGEGEEEGAGEEDGEDEEEDGDDEEGEEQEGRRRYDLRNRADVRRLSIEQSKQMPRSPRRVLHQGMGSKVGRDARRGSSRVHKRHRMTRAEDSDDSLLVDELDQGPPIPWGRGGSRSAPPWLLGGLDIQGTTSWGLNVAASGWGHQNDTLSNLSSGIQTAGPSSKGGADIQPVQIDETVSFDDIGGLSEYIDALKEMVFFPLLYPDFFASYNITPPRGVLLCGPPGTGKTLIARALACAASKAGQKVSFYMRKGADVLSKWVGEAERQLKLLFEEAQKNQPSIIFFDEIDGLAPVRSSKQEQIHNSIVSTLLALMDGLDSRGQVVLIGATNRVDAIDGALRRPGRFDREFNFPLPGCEARAEILDIHTRKWKEAPSKELKLELASSCVGYCGADLKALCTEAAIRAFRERYPQVYTSDDKFLIDVDSVKVEKYHFVEAMTTITPAAHRGSIVNSRPLSPVVFPCLQRLLKKAMSIICDIFPVVSSDTSKLSMLSYGSAISLVYRPRLLLCGDDGVGLDHLGPAVLHELEKFPVHSLALPSLLSDPGAKTPEEALVHVFGEARRTTPSILYLPQFHLWWESAHDQLKAVLRTLLEELPSGLPILLLGTSSIPLAEICDSPSIFSDRHVLHLSSPLKEDRSLFFDRLIEAALSVQSENLTISATSKGLPELPKAPKVATGPKVSELRAKAEAQGHALRRLRMCLRDVCNRILYDKRFSAFHYPVSDEDAPNYHAIIQNPMDVATLLQRVDSGKYITCKSFVEDFDLILANAKKYNGDDYNGSRIVSRAYELRDSVHGMLSQMDPSLVTFCDKIAEEGGPISLPVDDGTTLPQSPVIQMMLTTRASARLRNVQPEVNLDQSCEPTKKPKKQTDASQAEEGSDLDLDPPKAAEEAEANCTEQPTVETPVSDSDEQPGNSNCDTAECTTQDVTMSCAETSDQVDSIKKLLLDRSKEYNIPQLERLYTSIMKGVFETKDRSEVKDLKASILRFLFEFAEDQSRF
- the LOC131010040 gene encoding ATPase family AAA domain-containing protein At1g05910-like isoform X2 yields the protein MHDIVTFDFLQSVDANLRRSTRKRRMPMNLEEYTDSSGTEGEDNDLMMPRYQRSRNRINNNIASQDELTPRREGLRPRREGLRPRRSRVGSRKALRIESEEEQSTSDEKGTNVEPENAKDMEDNDADDGEGEEEGAGEEDGEDEEEDGDDEEGEEQEGRRRYDLRNRADVRRLSIEQSKQMPRSPRRVLHQGMGSKVGRDARRGSSRVHKRHRMTRAEDSDDSLLVDELDQGPPIPWGRGGSRSAPPWLLGGLDIQGTTSWGLNVAASGWGHQNDTLSNLSSGIQTAGPSSKGGADIQPVQIDETVSFDDIGGLSEYIDALKEMVFFPLLYPDFFASYNITPPRGVLLCGPPGTGKTLIARALACAASKAGQKVSFYMRKGADVLSKWVGEAERQLKLLFEEAQKNQPSIIFFDEIDGLAPVRSSKQEQIHNSIVSTLLALMDGLDSRGQVVLIGATNRVDAIDGALRRPGRFDREFNFPLPGCEARAEILDIHTRKWKEAPSKELKLELASSCVGYCGADLKALCTEAAIRAFRERYPQVYTSDDKFLIDVDSVKVEKYHFVEAMTTITPAAHRGSIVNSRPLSPVVFPCLQRLLKKAMSIICDIFPVVSSDTSKLSMLSYGSAISLVYRPRLLLCGDDGVGLDHLGPAVLHELEKFPVHSLALPSLLSDPGAKTPEEALVHVFGEARRTTPSILYLPQFHLWWESAHDQLKAVLRTLLEELPSGLPILLLGTSSIPLAEICDSPSIFSDRHVLHLSSPLKEDRSLFFDRLIEAALSVQSENLTISATSKGLPELPKAPKVATGPKVSELRAKAEAQGHALRRLRMCLRDVCNRILYDKRFSAFHYPVSDEDAPNYHAIIQNPMDVATLLQRVDSGKYITCKSFVEDFDLILANAKKYNGDDYNGSRIVSRAYELRDSVHGMLSQMDPSLVTFCDKIAEEGGPISLPVDDGTTLPQSPVIQMMLTTRASARLRNVQPEVNLDQSCEPTKKPKKQTDASQAEEGSDLDLDPPKAAEEAEANCTEQPTVETPVSDSDEQPGNSNCDTAECTTQDVTMSCAETSDQVDSIKKLLLDRSKEYNIPQLERLYTSIMKGVFETKDRSEVKDLKASILRFLFEFAEDQSRF